In the genome of Montipora foliosa isolate CH-2021 chromosome 3, ASM3666993v2, whole genome shotgun sequence, one region contains:
- the LOC137995563 gene encoding uncharacterized protein → MSANSRKNKRGDWGSSSGSAENSAKKPNVEETEEKDVFGDKNLPEEEPTLLEIKQMLSSIQSSITSISRENVKFREDMEELKKSLRSNERELNELKVSLGKANMQSGLLQKELLGTKTRLSEETERIDSLIESLDNLEQYLRKNSLEIHGIPENIYTSTEEVVLKVAAAVNVPVAAEDIKISHKLRRRNGMKPIIVKFCSHKVKSWLYKERTKLKSVKISDLYPSYASAAAKQNCIFINENLTPYRADLVRQVNDMKADGLLSSVWTLDGKVFVKTSPSGNPVRIYSEDDLDEL, encoded by the coding sequence ATGTCGGCAAACTCGAGGAAAAACAAGCGAGGTGACTGGGGTTCTAGCTCAGGTTCTGCTGAAAATTCCGCCAAGAAGCCAAATGTGGAGGAAACCGAGGAAAAAGATGTATTCGGCGACAAGAACCTCCCTGAAGAAGAACCAACTCTGCTGGAAATTAAACAGATGCTGTCATCTATACAGTCCTCAATTACGAGCATCTCGAGAGAAAACGTCAAATTTAGAGAAGACATGGAGGAGTTAAAGAAGTCGCTGAGATCTAATGAACGTGAACTCAATGAGCTTAAAGTGTCTCTTGGTAAGGCTAACATGCAAAGTGGTCTACTTCAGAAAGAACTACTCGGGACTAAAACAAGATTAAGCGAGGAGACGGAAAGGATCGACTCGTTGATTGAATCGCTTGATAACCTCGAGCAGTATTTGAGaaaaaattcccttgaaatACATGGTATTCCGGAAAATATTTACACCTCAACGGAAGAAGTTGTTCTCAAGGTAGCTGCGGCTGTTAATGTCCCTGTTGCTGCGGAGGACATCAAAATCTCTCACAAGCTAAGACGACGAAATGGTATGAAACCTATCATCGTAAAATTTTGTAGCCATAAAGTTAAGTCTTGGCTATATAAGGAGCGAACGAAATTGAAGTCAGTTAAGATATCAGATTTATATCCCAGTTATGCCTCAGCAGCAGCAAAGCAAAACTGTATATTTATCAACGAAAACCTCACACCTTATAGGGCAGACTTAGTAAGACAAGTGAATGATATGAAGGCTGATGGACTTTTATCAAGTGTTTGGACACTAGACGGAAAGGTCTTTGTTAAAACTTCACCATCAGGTAATCCTGTTAGAATTTACTCTGAAGATGATCTTGATGAATTATAA